The nucleotide window TTTTAAAGGTTGCGGAAATGCCATCAAGGCGCGGCATCATAATATCCAGTAAGATGAGATGAATATCATGTGTCATTACAACATCCAGCGCTTCAATGCCGTCTTTTGCCTTTAAAACATGAAAGCCTTCGTTTCGTAAATAAATTTCAATGCCATTGCGAATCTCTTCATCATCGTCGACGACCAGAATTGTAAATTTGTCCATACGTATCACACTCCTTTCGAAAGTATATCATGTGTTTTAGTATAGGAAACAAATCTTAATAACAGTTTAGGGAATTTCTTAAGAGTTTCTTAAGGAAAGATGGTGTTACATAAAGTTCGGTGTTGATTTCCGTTACGGGGGTTCGCTTTCCGCGACCAATCAAAGAGCCATCTTCACTCCGATTAACCAGTGCCAACTAGCAACATATGACTTGAATACAGTCTAAGGAAAAAGAAAATCATCCAAACTAAGCCGTTTGGATGACAGAGAGTACTTGCTTTTGATGATGGCGGTCATGGTGAATAAACTCGTCAATGATATGGAGCAGGGAATAGGGGGCGCCGGTATGTGCATCATGTGAAACGTTGTTAACGGAAATGTGGGCGCATAATGCGTCAACTTGCATATTTCGCAGTTCGTAAACAAGTTGCTCGCGTGTGGCCGCTGCTTGGTTCAGTACGTCTTGCTGCGACAATTCACGGTAGCAAAGAGACGCATGGTTGTATGTATCGAAATCTGGAAACTGTATATCTTCTCCTCTTCTCACAGCCGGCAACGTATGAGTCAGTAAATACTCATCCCAATGGAGCAAGTGAGCAATTACGTCTCGTACTTCCCACTTTCCCTCGGTAATCGATCTTTCCCAAAATGCAGGTTCCATCTGTAAGGAGCGGAGCCAAGCGGCAAATTCCTCAAATGTAGCAAGAGTTTGTTGTATATGCATGGATACCCTCTTTTCTCATCTGTTTTTTTAAATACTATCACAAAAAAGAACGAATGTTCTAGTGTTTTGATTGAATTTTTTTACTTTTCATTTAATACTTCATCTAGTAAACTGTTAAGAAAATAGGAGAAGATGCTATGAGAATAATACGAACAAAGGATCACGAACAAATTGCAAGACTGAATGAAACAGTGCAAACCTTACATGCTAACTTGTATCCCGAGGTGTTTCAGCCCTATCAATATGAAGAGGTAGCTGTATTTTTTAAAGAAATGGTCAAGAAACCAGAAATGGTATTTCTTGTCTTAGTAGATAAAAAGGATATTGGCTATGCTTGGGTTGAAGTGAAGCACCGTCCTGCAAATGCGTTTAAAAAAGCGGAAGCAACATTATATATTCATCAAATTAGCATACATGCCGATGTGCATGGAAAAGGCTATGGCTCAGCGCTGCTGGCGGCAATTGAAGAATTAGCGCGCGAAGAGAGAATGAAACGAATAGATCTTGACTACTGGATAGATAACACACAGGCCCGCATGTTTTACGAAAAAAGAGGGTTCCAGCTGCATCGGCAAATGGTATATAAGCCGTTATAAAAAGAGGGTGATTTATCCTCACCCTCATGAGATATCCTGTGCCTGCCACGTCGCCTTTTAAAAGTTAACCTGCAGATGTATGGCTTGTAGCTGTACTGCTAAACTTTCGCTTGATACGCCCAACTTGCTTAAAGAAGAATTGCACAACAGGTCCGATGATAACTGTAATCAAGAGTGTGCCGAGGTTAATAGGACCTTGTAAGATAAATGCCAACACAAGGGCAACGAGTTCACCAAGCGTTTTGGCTGTCATTAAGCTCACGTTGAATCGCTTTTTCAGTGCCATCATAAACATATCGATGGGATTTAGCATGGGCATTTCAGCCTGTAAGTACATCCCAGCCCCGAGACCAATAACAATGATCCCAAGAAGCAGAACGCCCCAGCGCAGTGTCATTCCATCTAGTTGCCAGTTTGGGAATACCTGCAATAGCCAGAAATCAACGAACAAACCGATTAATACAAATGTAATGGCGGCCAAAAATTGCGGACGCTCCTTTAAAAGCCAAGCGTTGATAAACAAAAGCGCCGTTTGATTAATAATCATCCAGGTGCCTACAGTAAAGCCGAATGTTTGCGCTTGTCCTACTGCGAGTGCATCCCATGCGCCTAGTCCAACATTTGCTTTAATCGTGAGACTGATGCCGAGTGTAAGTACCATAATACCTGTTAGGAACAGTAAAATCTTGCTGCTTTTCATGTCATGACTCCCTTTATATTGTGTCGTTCCAATCATTTATTATAAGGGAATGCGCTGGAAATGGGGGATTATTTTTAATATTCTCCATTTCTCTCGTTTTATCTTTATATATATGTATAATGAGCAAACGCTAAATGGTTGCTTGTCCTAGTACGTCTGACCTCTCAAGTGCGTATGATACAACAGTGATATACATGTTTGTAAATCACGCAGGTTTGGCAGACCATTTTTAAAAAGGAGGATGTAACATGGCATTTCAAATGACATATGACAAGCGTAACCGTACAAACCTTGATCAACTTGCTCCCAACACAAAGGCTGCCGCTTATAAGTGGTATCAATATTGTATTAATAACAAAGCTGATATCTTAATATATGAAACCATTCGTACAGTGGAACGTCAACGTCAGTATGTAGCGCAAGGTGTATCACGTACTATGCAGTCGTATCATTTAGTTGGGCAGGCTTTGGATTTTGTTCCCATCATTAACGGAAAAGATGAATGGAGCCGCAGCGCGTATTTACAAGAGCCATATCGTTCTGCCATCGCGTACGCGAAAAGCTTAGGCTTTGAGTGGGGTGGAGATTGGACGGATTTTGTTGACAATCCCCACTTGCAGTTTAACTACAAAGGCTATGGAACGGATAAAGTACTGGATAGCCCGCCCTATAAGGTAATCATACCAAATACTGCATTTTGGCAGGCTCGTGGTCTTGTGCGCGAGTTTGAGGGTAGAGGCTACCAAGCTAAAGGTGTAAACTTAAAGGCATATGGACCGAATCAACAACCAGCGGAAAACGATCCATATTTGTTCGTGATTGAAACAGATCTGGAAAATGCGAAGCAACTCGTGATTGAGTTAAAAACGCGTGGCTATCATTTGACATACGGAGAAGCGCAAAAGTAAGACGGATGAAGAATCCATCGTTGTGATGGATTTTTCATTCGTTTTCTACATACATCAAAATAGGGAGGAGATTTTTTTGCATGTATTACGATATATCAAACCATACCGATTTGCGGCGATAACAGCTCTTTTCTGTATGCTGGTGGAGCTTGGGGTTGAATTGCTACATCCATTATTTATGGCAAAAATTATTGATGAAGGCATAATGGAGAATGACTTGCGGAAGGTGTTAACATGGGGCGGAATTATGCTGCTGATGTCCTTGCTTGCCTTTGCGTCCGGTGTTGCAAACTCGTTTATTGCTGCTCATGTTAGCCAAGGCTTCGGTCACGATGTGAGGCATGCGACATTTTCAAAAGTACAATCCCTGTCGGTGCAAGAAGCGAAGCGTTTTCCCGCTGCTACTCTTGTGACGCGTTTGACAAGCGATGTATCGCAGCTCCAAAATACGTTATTTATGAGTCTGCGCATTGCCATGCGTGCCCCCCTATTACTAGTAGGTAGCATTGTTATGGCATGCATCCTTGATTTGCACCTAGCTTTTGCGCTTCTTGTGACAGTCCCGCCGTTGTTCCTCTTTTTGAGGTGGATGCTGAGAAGAGGACGGGGGTTGTTTCGCGTTGTACAAGAAAAGCTGGACGACGTAAATAGCGTTATGCGCTTTAATGTAGCTTCCATGCGTTTTATTCGTGGTTTTTCGCGTCGTACATACGAAACAAAACGCTTTGACAGGGCAGACGGGGAATTGCGTCAACGTACCATTACATCATTGCGAACACTAGAAGCAACAATGCCCGTTTTGCTTCTGTTTATGAATACAGCCATTTTAGTAATCCTTTGGTTTGGCGGCGTGCGTGTTTCAGCTGGAGATGCGCAGGTTGGAGAGGTCGTTGCCATTGTCAATTATGCACTCCGTATTACCTCTGTTTTTTCGGTATTTTCCTTTATTATTATGGCTTATTCTCGTGCGTTTGCCTCAGCTGGACGAATTGGAGAAGTATTAGAAGCGGAGGAGAAAGAAGAAAAGGGGATGAAGGTATCGTTACAGGGAAGTGTTGCATTTCGCAATGTGTTCTTCCAATACCCTGAGACAGACTCGTATGCCCTGCAGGATGTATCGTTTGCAGCAGGAGTGGGTCAAACCATTGCTATTATGGGAGAGACCGGTGCAGGTAAAACAACGCTCCTGCAACTGCTGGTCAAATTATATGATGTAAAACAAGGGGATGTGTATATAGATGGGCACCCGATTCAATCACTTCATGCAAAAAGTGTCAGACAGGCAATTGGTATGGTCCCACAGGAATCACTGTTATTTACAGGAAGCATACGTGATAATATTGCGTGGGGAAACAGCGAGGCAACCAACGAAGAAATCATACAAGCGGCAAAGGCTGCGCAAATTCATGACACAATCATAAACATGCCGCACCAATACGATAGCGTAATCGGACAAAGAGGTGTGAACTTATCCGGTGGTCAAAAGCAGCGGATCGCCATTGCGCGTGCGCTCGTGAGAAAGCCGAAGCTGCTGTTGCTTGATGACAGTACGAGCGCCCTTGATACAGAAACCGAATCTCGCTTGCTCACAGCTATTCAAGCTTATCACTGTACAACCTTTCTTATTACACAAAAGGTCAGCACAGCAAGGAGAGCCGATCGCATCGTTCTGCTTGAGAACGGACGTGTTGCTGCACAAGGTACGCACGGCCAGTTGCTTCGTACATCGCAATTGTACCGAGACATGCACACATCACAATTAGGAGGTGCTGCGCATGTCTAACAAAAAGCCGAACGATTGGAAACAAACCTTACACCGTTTATGGGGGTATGTGGATGAGCAAAGAAGCAAGCTATTTATTGTCTTCTTTCTTGTTGTATTAAGCTCCGGTCTTGGTCTTTTGGGTCCGTTTCTAATCGGAAAAGCGATTGACCTTTATATTGTGACGAAACAACCAGAAGGGCTTATGTCATTGCTTTTGGGACTTTTTGCGGTATATCTTCTGTATGCGGCCTCCCTCTTTTTGCAAAGCTATTGGATGATTCATGTTTCACAGGATACAGTATCTAAGCTGCGTCGCCAATTGTTTCGCCATTTGCACCGTTTACCGCTGCCGTATTTTGATAAGCGGCAGCATGGGGAAATCATGAGCCGTGCTGTTAATGATGTAGAAAATATCAGCTCTACTTTGAACAGTTCAGTCATTCAAGTTGTATCGAGTGTGATTACGCTCATCGGGACTATTTCTGTAATGCTATGGCTAAGCCCGCTATTAACACTGCTTACCATGATGATTGTCCCGTTATTGTTTGCCGGTATGACATGGATTACGGCACGAACAGGTCCGCTATTTCAACAACAGCAGCGAAATTTAGGCGAAATAAACGGCTTTGTAGAAGAAATGGTATCAGGACAATCGGTGATGCAAATCTTTTCGCAGGAAGAGCGTGTTATCAAGCTGTTTATGGAAAAGAATGAAAAACTGAAAAAAACAGGCTATTGGGCTCAGGTGTTTTCCGGCTTTATTCCCAAATTGATGAACGTACTCAATAATGGTAGCTTTGCCGTTATCGCTTGTATCGGCGGTGTGCTCGCGCTCCGCGGTATGGTCACAGTTGGAACCATCGTCATTTTTGCCGAGTATGCACGCCAATTTACAAGACCGCTCAATGATTTGGCAAATCAGTTCAACACGCTATTATCAGCGATTGCAGGTGCGGAACGTGTTTTTGAAACATTGGATGAAGAGCCGGAGGAAGATGAAATAGGTGCTCGTGAAGTCGAGAAGCTACAAGGGCATGTGGAGTTTATAAATGTTTCATTTTCCTATGGCGAAGAAGAGACCTTAACGGATGTCAGTTTTCGAGCACATCCGGGTGAAACGGTTGCGTTTGTCGGTCCGACCGGAGCCGGTAAAACAACTATCACAGGATTATTATCTCGCTTTTATGAGCCGGCGGCAGGTGATATTCGTATTGATGGTCAAAGCATTAAGAACATTACGCGTGAAAGTTTACGGCGACAGATGGGCTTTGTATTGCAGGATACAGTACTGCTTGCCGGCAGTATACGTGAAAATATTCGCTATGGTCGTTTGGATGCAACTGAGGAAGAAGTAGTTACAGCAGCACATATGGCGGGGGCGCATGCATTCATCAGTAAGCTCCCAAATGGCTACGATACAGTAATCGGTCCCGACGGCAGCGGCATCAGTCAAGGACAAAGACAGCTGCTGGCGATTGCACGGGTCATGCTTGCCGCGCCAGCTATTCTTGTGTTAGATGAAGCAACTAGCAGTATTGATACACTGACGGAGCAACACGTACAGCAGGCGCTTGCAAGGCTGATGAAAGGGCGCACCTGCTTTATTATCGCACATCGCCTTAATACGATTCGAACGGCCGATCATATCGTCGTTTTACAAGAGGGACGAGTGATAGAGCAGGGCTCTCATGAAGAGTTGGTAGAGAGCGGCGGTTTGTATGAAAGATTGCATCAATACTATCAGTGAAGCATATGCTTGTATATGTGCGCTCGATAACGTAAGATGAAAGGGTAACATTCTAACTTGGCAAGAAACGAAAGGAGCGGTCGATATGGAAGAAATCAAAGTAGGCGACATTTTTGCAATCGGTGACGAGGGCGAAGAGCAAGAGGTAGAGGTATTGGGCACGATGCACGTAGAAGGTCATGCATATATCGCCGTAGGTCTTCTGGAGGATATCCAATCGACAACGGAAGAAGAAATGGACGTGTTCTTGTTTAAAGTAGAAGAGAACGGCGAATTGTCTTACATTGAAGACGATACAGAGTTTGAAAAGGTATCAGCAGAATTTGAGCGAGTAACAAGCGAGGAAGTATAAGAAAAAGCGCCGATTGCGGCGCTTTTTCTTTTTGTATACGGTGTTGGCAAATAGAACATAAAAGCTTATAGAAGAAATGGATGAATAGCTTTAGGAAAGATTTTAACCAATGATTCCCCCAAATTGTAATTAAAAAATAAAACGAAAAGGAAATTCCTACATAGGAATTTCCTTTTTTTATGAAACAATCAGGTGGTTTTTTATCAAAATTATCCCAATTTTCATACTATTATAAGCGTGATACGATAGATATGAATCAGGAAGTGTACTAGGTTAGTAGTTCAAATGTAATCAATAATGAGGGGGCGTTCTAATGGAGGGGAAGTGGCTTAAGGTCTTATCCACTAGTTTTTTAGCAACAAGTTTATTGTTGCCAAATACAGTTTCTACGTTCGCAATAGAAAAACATACGACGATTAAAGATGTAGAAAACTATGTAGCATACATAACGGATGCAGAACGCGAGCGCATTCAGCAAGCGCAAATCAATGAACAAGATGGTCTTCATATTTCTCCATCAATTGATACAACTAGCGACAAATTAATAGATGTAATTGTTCAATTCCGTGAAGATCCTGCCCAGGTAGCTGTTGAGAAAGCAGCAGCAAAAGGGAAAAAGCTAGATGCGAAGGTTGCTAGAGATAAGGCTGACAAGGCACATCACATCTTCCGTCAGCAACTTGGAGCAAAGCTGAAGAAAAAAGCGGGTATACAAGTGCAGCGTGAATTCCGTCATGCCTTTAATGGAGTATCCATGCAAATTCCTGCTAATCAAGCCCAGGAGCTAATCGCAATAGATGGCGTCAAAGCCGTCTGGAGCAACACGGAGGTACATATCGATCC belongs to Ectobacillus sp. JY-23 and includes:
- a CDS encoding DinB family protein, with the protein product MHIQQTLATFEEFAAWLRSLQMEPAFWERSITEGKWEVRDVIAHLLHWDEYLLTHTLPAVRRGEDIQFPDFDTYNHASLCYRELSQQDVLNQAAATREQLVYELRNMQVDALCAHISVNNVSHDAHTGAPYSLLHIIDEFIHHDRHHQKQVLSVIQTA
- a CDS encoding GNAT family N-acetyltransferase, giving the protein MRIIRTKDHEQIARLNETVQTLHANLYPEVFQPYQYEEVAVFFKEMVKKPEMVFLVLVDKKDIGYAWVEVKHRPANAFKKAEATLYIHQISIHADVHGKGYGSALLAAIEELAREERMKRIDLDYWIDNTQARMFYEKRGFQLHRQMVYKPL
- a CDS encoding YitT family protein — its product is MKSSKILLFLTGIMVLTLGISLTIKANVGLGAWDALAVGQAQTFGFTVGTWMIINQTALLFINAWLLKERPQFLAAITFVLIGLFVDFWLLQVFPNWQLDGMTLRWGVLLLGIIVIGLGAGMYLQAEMPMLNPIDMFMMALKKRFNVSLMTAKTLGELVALVLAFILQGPINLGTLLITVIIGPVVQFFFKQVGRIKRKFSSTATSHTSAG
- a CDS encoding ABC transporter ATP-binding protein encodes the protein MHVLRYIKPYRFAAITALFCMLVELGVELLHPLFMAKIIDEGIMENDLRKVLTWGGIMLLMSLLAFASGVANSFIAAHVSQGFGHDVRHATFSKVQSLSVQEAKRFPAATLVTRLTSDVSQLQNTLFMSLRIAMRAPLLLVGSIVMACILDLHLAFALLVTVPPLFLFLRWMLRRGRGLFRVVQEKLDDVNSVMRFNVASMRFIRGFSRRTYETKRFDRADGELRQRTITSLRTLEATMPVLLLFMNTAILVILWFGGVRVSAGDAQVGEVVAIVNYALRITSVFSVFSFIIMAYSRAFASAGRIGEVLEAEEKEEKGMKVSLQGSVAFRNVFFQYPETDSYALQDVSFAAGVGQTIAIMGETGAGKTTLLQLLVKLYDVKQGDVYIDGHPIQSLHAKSVRQAIGMVPQESLLFTGSIRDNIAWGNSEATNEEIIQAAKAAQIHDTIINMPHQYDSVIGQRGVNLSGGQKQRIAIARALVRKPKLLLLDDSTSALDTETESRLLTAIQAYHCTTFLITQKVSTARRADRIVLLENGRVAAQGTHGQLLRTSQLYRDMHTSQLGGAAHV
- a CDS encoding ABC transporter ATP-binding protein, with product MSNKKPNDWKQTLHRLWGYVDEQRSKLFIVFFLVVLSSGLGLLGPFLIGKAIDLYIVTKQPEGLMSLLLGLFAVYLLYAASLFLQSYWMIHVSQDTVSKLRRQLFRHLHRLPLPYFDKRQHGEIMSRAVNDVENISSTLNSSVIQVVSSVITLIGTISVMLWLSPLLTLLTMMIVPLLFAGMTWITARTGPLFQQQQRNLGEINGFVEEMVSGQSVMQIFSQEERVIKLFMEKNEKLKKTGYWAQVFSGFIPKLMNVLNNGSFAVIACIGGVLALRGMVTVGTIVIFAEYARQFTRPLNDLANQFNTLLSAIAGAERVFETLDEEPEEDEIGAREVEKLQGHVEFINVSFSYGEEETLTDVSFRAHPGETVAFVGPTGAGKTTITGLLSRFYEPAAGDIRIDGQSIKNITRESLRRQMGFVLQDTVLLAGSIRENIRYGRLDATEEEVVTAAHMAGAHAFISKLPNGYDTVIGPDGSGISQGQRQLLAIARVMLAAPAILVLDEATSSIDTLTEQHVQQALARLMKGRTCFIIAHRLNTIRTADHIVVLQEGRVIEQGSHEELVESGGLYERLHQYYQ
- a CDS encoding DUF1292 domain-containing protein; translated protein: MEEIKVGDIFAIGDEGEEQEVEVLGTMHVEGHAYIAVGLLEDIQSTTEEEMDVFLFKVEENGELSYIEDDTEFEKVSAEFERVTSEEV